The following coding sequences lie in one Mycobacterium gordonae genomic window:
- the ctaC gene encoding aa3-type cytochrome oxidase subunit II: MTRRGQERSQSLSQSRSRHTPGRTPGLSRRFRPVGMAVALGVLAVTLSGCSWEDALALGWPKGITHEGHLNRELWIGAVIASLVVGVIVWALIFWACTFHRKKKGDDEFPRQFGYNMPLELVLTVTPFLIISVLFYFTVVVQEKMTHLAKDPEVVIDITSFQWNWKFGYQRVAFKDGTFNYEGADEAKKKAMTSKPEGKDRHGEELVGPIRGLNTEDRTYLNFDKVEILGTSTEIPVLVLPAHKRIEFQMASADVIHDWWVPEFLFKRDVIPNPEANHSENRFQVEEITQTGAFVGHCAELCGTYHAMMNFEVRVVEPNDFVAFLQQRIAGKTNAEALQAINQPPLATTTHPFDTRRGELAPSPRG, from the coding sequence GTGACACGTCGCGGGCAAGAGCGTTCGCAGAGCTTGTCGCAGAGCAGGTCTCGGCACACTCCCGGAAGGACGCCGGGTCTGTCCCGCCGTTTCCGCCCGGTGGGGATGGCCGTGGCGCTGGGCGTGCTGGCGGTCACTCTGAGCGGATGCTCATGGGAGGACGCGCTGGCGCTGGGCTGGCCGAAGGGCATCACTCACGAAGGCCACCTCAACCGGGAGTTGTGGATCGGCGCGGTCATCGCCTCGCTGGTCGTCGGCGTCATCGTGTGGGCCCTGATCTTCTGGGCGTGCACCTTCCATCGCAAGAAGAAGGGCGACGACGAGTTTCCCCGGCAGTTCGGCTACAACATGCCGCTGGAATTGGTGCTGACCGTCACGCCGTTCCTGATCATCTCGGTGTTGTTCTACTTCACGGTCGTGGTGCAGGAGAAGATGACGCACCTGGCCAAGGACCCCGAAGTGGTCATCGACATCACCTCGTTCCAGTGGAACTGGAAGTTCGGCTACCAGCGCGTGGCCTTCAAAGACGGCACGTTCAACTACGAGGGCGCCGACGAGGCCAAGAAGAAGGCCATGACCTCCAAGCCGGAGGGCAAAGACCGCCACGGTGAGGAACTCGTCGGACCCATCCGGGGGCTCAACACCGAGGACCGCACCTACCTGAACTTCGACAAGGTCGAGATTCTGGGCACCAGCACCGAGATCCCGGTCCTGGTGCTGCCCGCCCACAAGCGCATCGAGTTCCAGATGGCCTCGGCCGACGTGATCCATGACTGGTGGGTGCCGGAGTTCCTGTTCAAGCGCGATGTCATACCGAACCCCGAGGCAAACCACTCGGAGAACCGCTTCCAGGTTGAGGAGATCACCCAGACGGGCGCGTTCGTCGGCCACTGCGCCGAGTTGTGCGGCACCTACCACGCGATGATGAACTTTGAGGTGCGGGTGGTGGAGCCGAATGATTTCGTGGCCTTCCTGCAGCAGCGCATTGCCGGCAAGACCAATGCCGAGGCGTTGCAGGCGATCAACCAGCCGCCACTGGCCACCACCACCCATCCGTTCGACACCCGCCGCGGCGAATTGGCCCC
- the asnB gene encoding asparagine synthase (glutamine-hydrolyzing): MCGLLAFVAAPPGPDGPAGADAAAAHAAEADGAIARASHLMRHRGPDEPGTWADPDADGSVVFGFNRLSIIDIAHSHQPLRWGPPEAPERYVLVFNGEIYNYLELREELRAQHGVVFATDGDGEAIVAGFHHWGTGVLTRLRGMFAFALWDTVTRELFCARDPFGIKPLFMATGAGGTAVASEKKCLLDLADLVGFDAGGAGIDERAVQHYTVLQYVPEPESLHRGVRRLESGCYARIRPGAAPKVTRYFVPRFAAVPFTSATEQARYDEITAVLEDSVAKHMRADVTVGSFLSGGIDSTAIAALAIRHNPRLITFTTGFEREGFSELDVAVASAEAIGARHIAKVVSAEEFVGALPEIVWYLDEPVADPALVPLFFVAREARKHVKVVLSGEGADELFGGYTIYREPLSLKPFDYLPRPLRRSMGKMSKPLPEGMRGKSLLHRGSLTLEERYYGNARSFSDAQLREVLPRFRENWTHTDVTAPVYAESSGWDPVARMQHIDLFTWLRGDILVKADKMTMANSLELRVPFLDPEVFAVASRLPYQAKITRTTTKYALRRALEPIVPAHVLNRPKLGFPVPIRHWLRAGELLEWAYEMVESSQAGHLVDLAAVRRMLDEHRLGTSDHSRRLWTMLIFMLWHAIFIEHSVVPQIGEPVYPVEL, translated from the coding sequence GTGTGTGGATTGTTGGCCTTCGTCGCCGCTCCCCCGGGTCCAGACGGCCCTGCTGGAGCCGATGCTGCGGCAGCACATGCCGCCGAAGCCGACGGCGCGATCGCCCGCGCATCGCACCTGATGCGCCACCGTGGTCCCGACGAACCTGGCACCTGGGCCGACCCGGACGCGGACGGTTCGGTGGTGTTCGGCTTCAACCGGCTCTCCATCATCGACATCGCACATTCGCACCAACCGCTGCGGTGGGGCCCGCCGGAGGCGCCCGAGCGCTACGTGCTGGTCTTCAACGGCGAGATCTACAACTACTTGGAGCTGCGCGAGGAACTGCGCGCCCAACACGGCGTCGTATTCGCAACCGACGGGGACGGGGAAGCCATCGTCGCGGGTTTCCACCACTGGGGCACCGGCGTTCTCACCCGGTTGCGCGGCATGTTCGCGTTCGCGCTGTGGGACACCGTCACCCGGGAGCTGTTCTGCGCCCGCGACCCGTTCGGCATCAAGCCGCTGTTCATGGCGACCGGCGCCGGCGGCACCGCGGTGGCCAGCGAGAAGAAGTGCCTGCTCGACCTGGCGGACCTGGTGGGTTTCGACGCCGGAGGCGCCGGGATCGACGAACGGGCGGTGCAGCACTACACCGTCCTGCAGTACGTGCCGGAACCGGAATCGCTGCACCGCGGCGTACGTCGGCTCGAGTCGGGATGCTACGCCCGCATCCGGCCGGGCGCGGCCCCCAAAGTCACCCGCTACTTCGTCCCGCGGTTTGCCGCGGTGCCGTTCACCTCGGCCACCGAGCAGGCCCGCTACGACGAGATCACCGCGGTCTTGGAGGATTCGGTCGCCAAGCACATGCGCGCCGACGTCACCGTGGGCTCCTTTCTGTCAGGGGGCATCGATTCCACGGCCATCGCGGCCCTGGCGATCCGGCACAACCCGCGGCTGATCACCTTCACCACCGGTTTCGAACGAGAGGGCTTCTCCGAGCTGGATGTCGCGGTGGCATCAGCCGAGGCCATCGGAGCGCGCCACATCGCCAAGGTGGTCAGCGCTGAGGAGTTCGTGGGCGCGCTTCCCGAGATCGTCTGGTACCTCGACGAACCGGTCGCCGACCCGGCGCTGGTGCCGCTGTTCTTCGTCGCCCGGGAGGCGCGCAAGCACGTCAAAGTTGTGCTGTCGGGTGAAGGTGCGGACGAATTGTTCGGCGGCTACACCATCTACCGGGAGCCGCTGTCGCTCAAACCGTTCGACTACCTGCCCCGGCCGCTGCGCCGGTCGATGGGCAAGATGTCGAAGCCACTGCCGGAAGGCATGCGTGGCAAAAGCCTGCTGCATCGGGGCTCGCTGACGCTCGAAGAGCGCTACTACGGCAATGCCCGCAGTTTCTCGGACGCGCAGCTGCGCGAGGTGCTGCCGCGGTTCCGGGAAAACTGGACACACACCGACGTGACGGCTCCGGTGTACGCGGAGTCGTCCGGCTGGGACCCGGTCGCGCGGATGCAGCACATCGACCTGTTCACCTGGCTGCGCGGCGACATCCTGGTCAAGGCCGACAAGATGACGATGGCCAACTCGCTGGAGCTGCGGGTGCCGTTCCTAGATCCCGAGGTGTTCGCAGTGGCTTCGCGGCTGCCGTATCAGGCCAAGATCACCCGTACCACCACCAAGTACGCGCTGCGACGCGCCCTGGAGCCCATCGTGCCCGCGCACGTGCTCAACCGGCCCAAACTCGGGTTCCCGGTCCCGATCCGGCACTGGCTGCGGGCCGGCGAACTGCTGGAGTGGGCCTATGAAATGGTCGAGTCGTCGCAGGCCGGCCACCTGGTCGACCTGGCCGCCGTGCGCCGGATGCTCGACGAGCACCGGCTGGGCACCAGTGATCACAGCCGCCGGCTGTGGAC